From the genome of Streptomyces sp. NBC_01341, one region includes:
- a CDS encoding SgcJ/EcaC family oxidoreductase, translating into MESAEAQRTALRGVMDGWKAAVDAHEPEKVASYFTGDAIFQGLHPYSVGRAGVAQYYDSQPIGLKAEYEVLETRLLSEDVLLGYLSVDFSFVDRPTIGVVLSVVLTRVEGEWRIAHYQVSKTG; encoded by the coding sequence ATGGAGAGTGCAGAAGCACAGCGAACCGCCCTGCGCGGGGTCATGGACGGATGGAAAGCAGCGGTAGACGCGCACGAACCGGAGAAGGTGGCCTCGTACTTCACCGGCGACGCGATCTTTCAGGGACTGCACCCTTACAGTGTCGGCCGCGCGGGTGTCGCACAGTATTACGACTCGCAGCCCATCGGGCTGAAAGCGGAATACGAGGTGCTCGAAACCCGGCTGCTCTCGGAGGACGTCCTGCTCGGATATCTGAGCGTCGACTTCTCATTCGTGGACCGGCCGACGATCGGCGTCGTCCTGAGCGTCGTGCTCACGCGCGTCGAAGGCGAATGGCGCATCGCTCACTATCAGGTGTCCAAGACCGGCTGA
- a CDS encoding alcohol dehydrogenase catalytic domain-containing protein yields the protein MSTYRAFEATGVHNLQLVERELVEPAPGHVRLRVEACGICHTDVLTIEGLRSDPSQPLVPGHEIVGVIDAVGAGVTAWQPGERVGVGFLNGQCGECQSCRRGDFVNCAAQEQTGTTVDGGYAEVAYARASGLVRIPEGISAIDAAPLLCAGLTTFIALQQGPTRAGALVAVQGIGGLGHVAVQYARSLGYQVAAIARGKDKEAYARQLGAHVYIDSNSTDPGAALSELGGASIIVATATSGASMNPLVRGLAPNGKLVVVGAAPDPLTIATPDLIFGTHSVVGSLTGSSIENEDNLAFSLAHGIRPSVEVMPFAKAPEAYERMLSGAARFRVVLDAAA from the coding sequence ATGTCCACGTACCGAGCTTTCGAGGCAACAGGTGTCCACAACCTCCAGCTGGTGGAGCGCGAGCTGGTCGAGCCCGCACCGGGGCACGTACGCCTTAGGGTGGAGGCCTGCGGGATCTGCCACACCGACGTGCTGACCATCGAGGGCCTGCGCAGCGACCCCTCCCAGCCGCTGGTTCCCGGGCACGAGATCGTCGGCGTGATCGATGCCGTCGGCGCCGGCGTCACCGCATGGCAGCCGGGCGAGCGCGTCGGAGTCGGCTTCCTGAACGGACAGTGCGGAGAGTGCCAGTCGTGCCGCCGCGGTGACTTCGTGAACTGCGCCGCCCAGGAGCAGACGGGCACCACCGTCGACGGCGGTTACGCCGAGGTGGCCTACGCCCGCGCCAGCGGCCTGGTCCGCATCCCCGAGGGCATCTCGGCGATCGACGCGGCCCCGCTCCTGTGTGCCGGCCTGACCACCTTCATCGCGCTGCAGCAGGGCCCCACCAGGGCCGGCGCCCTCGTCGCGGTGCAGGGCATCGGCGGGCTGGGCCACGTGGCCGTGCAGTACGCACGCAGCCTCGGCTACCAGGTCGCCGCCATAGCCCGGGGCAAGGACAAGGAGGCGTATGCGCGGCAGCTCGGCGCCCACGTCTACATCGACAGCAACAGCACGGACCCCGGGGCCGCACTGAGCGAGCTGGGCGGCGCCTCCATCATCGTCGCCACGGCCACCAGCGGTGCCTCCATGAACCCGCTGGTCCGCGGTCTCGCCCCGAACGGCAAGCTGGTCGTGGTCGGTGCGGCTCCCGACCCCCTGACCATTGCCACCCCCGACCTGATCTTCGGTACCCACTCGGTCGTCGGAAGCCTGACGGGTTCCTCCATCGAGAACGAGGACAATCTCGCGTTCAGCCTCGCCCACGGCATCCGTCCCAGCGTCGAGGTCATGCCTTTCGCCAAGGCGCCCGAGGCGTACGAGCGCATGCTGTCGGGTGCGGCCCGCTTCCGCGTCGTGCTCGACGCCGCGGCCTGA
- a CDS encoding TetR/AcrR family transcriptional regulator yields the protein MGRASKREQIAQAAFEQFHERGFNATGISDITTAAGVPKGSFYNHFPSKEAGALEALSRYADTLRFDLLTTPGQAPLERLRAHFEYLSRDTVDNGFVRGCLVGNFGAEVADHNDEIRSAVSNGFAQWASRLGQVLAEAKEAGDVDGSLDVDATALFILSAWEGTLIAARADKSAAPVDAFFHTVFDVVLR from the coding sequence TTGGGGCGAGCATCGAAGCGCGAGCAGATCGCGCAGGCGGCCTTCGAGCAATTCCATGAGCGCGGCTTCAACGCCACGGGCATCAGTGACATCACCACGGCCGCCGGCGTGCCCAAGGGCTCGTTCTACAACCACTTCCCCAGCAAGGAGGCGGGGGCTCTGGAGGCGTTGAGCCGGTACGCCGACACCTTGCGGTTCGATCTGCTCACGACGCCGGGGCAGGCTCCGCTCGAGCGCCTCAGGGCGCACTTCGAGTACCTGAGCAGGGACACGGTGGACAACGGGTTCGTCCGAGGCTGTCTGGTGGGCAATTTCGGGGCCGAGGTCGCTGACCACAACGACGAGATCCGGTCCGCGGTCAGCAACGGGTTCGCGCAGTGGGCCTCCCGGCTCGGACAGGTGCTCGCCGAAGCGAAGGAAGCGGGCGACGTGGACGGCTCCCTTGACGTGGACGCCACCGCGCTGTTCATCCTCAGCGCCTGGGAGGGAACGCTGATCGCGGCGCGGGCCGACAAGTCGGCGGCGCCCGTGGACGCGTTCTTCCACACCGTCTTCGACGTGGTCCTGCGCTAA
- a CDS encoding MBL fold metallo-hydrolase has product MTTTELARQNCAVTVLGGPTAVIDMGGLRIVSDPTFDEPGPHGYLTKTTGPAVAESALGPVDLVLVSHDLHPDNFDERGRAFAGTAPLVISGPLSAGRIGPPAMGLAPWSSHFVPRRDGGGDLAVLAVPAVHGPEDAERDADGYVNCEVTGFVLSGQGLPTLYVSGDNASIRTVADVSRRVPGIDAALLHAGAARVPAKFGGRPLSMDSRRTAAAAAVLDAKLVMPAHYDGWTHFSEGLSDLELAFDEAGLSSLLSVAPHGTWVDLPS; this is encoded by the coding sequence ATGACGACCACCGAACTGGCACGGCAGAATTGCGCGGTGACCGTGCTGGGCGGCCCGACAGCCGTCATCGACATGGGCGGCCTGCGCATCGTCAGTGATCCGACGTTCGACGAGCCCGGTCCCCACGGCTATCTCACCAAGACGACGGGCCCGGCTGTCGCCGAGAGCGCTCTGGGGCCGGTCGACCTTGTGCTGGTCAGCCATGACCTCCATCCCGACAACTTCGACGAGCGGGGGCGCGCGTTCGCGGGGACGGCGCCGCTGGTCATCTCCGGCCCCCTCTCGGCCGGGCGGATCGGCCCGCCGGCGATGGGCCTTGCACCCTGGTCCAGCCACTTTGTGCCGCGACGGGACGGGGGCGGGGATCTAGCCGTCCTCGCGGTGCCCGCGGTGCACGGCCCGGAGGACGCCGAGCGCGACGCCGACGGCTACGTCAACTGCGAGGTCACCGGGTTCGTCCTGTCCGGCCAGGGGCTGCCGACGCTCTATGTCAGCGGCGACAACGCTTCCATCCGTACTGTGGCGGACGTGTCACGGCGCGTTCCGGGCATCGATGCGGCGCTGCTCCACGCGGGGGCGGCGCGGGTCCCGGCGAAGTTCGGCGGCCGGCCTCTGTCCATGGACAGCAGGCGGACCGCGGCGGCAGCGGCAGTCCTGGACGCGAAGCTCGTGATGCCCGCCCACTACGACGGCTGGACGCATTTCTCGGAGGGCCTGTCCGACCTCGAGCTGGCCTTCGACGAGGCCGGGCTGTCGTCACTCCTCAGCGTGGCACCGCACGGAACATGGGTGGATCTGCCGTCCTGA
- a CDS encoding LLM class flavin-dependent oxidoreductase, with protein sequence MTSQGPPPAGEHPITLGLDTFGDVSDDAEGRALTHGQSIRNLVDQGVLADATGLDHFAIGEHHTDWMPISAADVILGAIASRTTRIRLGSGVTVISSDDPVRVYQRYATLDAVSNGRAELILGRGSSTESFPLFGYDLADYDVLFEEKVNLFAELRKEQPVTWKGSTRPPLDDQPVYPRSETGAIPTWIGVGGNPQSVVRAARYGFPLMLAVIGGQTARFAPLGQLFREALSRFGMPDRPVGVHSPGHVAETDEQAVEEYWPYYEKAVRAMARQRGFRPPAFEHFMHDVGPGGALYVGSPETVARKVVTTLRELDASRFDLKYGMQGLPHEALMTSIELFGNEVAPRVRKLMTQ encoded by the coding sequence ATGACCAGTCAGGGCCCCCCGCCTGCGGGCGAGCATCCGATCACGCTCGGCCTCGATACCTTCGGCGACGTCTCCGACGATGCCGAAGGGCGAGCGCTGACTCACGGCCAGTCGATCCGCAACCTCGTCGACCAGGGGGTGCTCGCCGATGCGACAGGCCTCGATCACTTCGCCATCGGTGAGCACCACACCGACTGGATGCCCATATCGGCGGCGGACGTGATCCTCGGAGCCATCGCCTCGAGGACCACTCGTATACGGCTCGGATCCGGCGTGACCGTCATAAGCTCGGACGACCCCGTCCGGGTCTACCAGCGCTACGCGACGCTCGACGCTGTATCGAACGGCCGCGCCGAACTCATCCTCGGAAGAGGGTCGAGTACGGAATCGTTCCCCCTGTTCGGCTACGACCTGGCCGACTACGACGTCCTGTTCGAGGAGAAGGTCAACCTCTTCGCCGAGCTCCGCAAGGAACAGCCCGTCACGTGGAAGGGCAGCACCCGGCCCCCGCTCGACGACCAGCCCGTCTATCCGCGCAGTGAGACCGGTGCGATTCCGACGTGGATCGGCGTCGGCGGGAATCCGCAGTCCGTCGTACGCGCTGCCCGCTACGGCTTCCCGCTCATGCTCGCCGTCATCGGCGGCCAGACGGCGCGGTTCGCACCTCTCGGGCAGCTCTTCCGCGAGGCTCTGAGCCGGTTCGGCATGCCTGACCGGCCCGTCGGTGTGCACAGCCCCGGTCACGTCGCCGAGACCGACGAGCAGGCCGTCGAGGAGTACTGGCCGTACTACGAGAAGGCCGTCCGCGCGATGGCGCGGCAACGGGGTTTCCGCCCCCCGGCCTTCGAGCACTTCATGCACGACGTCGGTCCAGGGGGAGCCCTCTACGTCGGCTCGCCGGAGACGGTGGCGCGGAAGGTGGTCACCACACTCCGGGAGCTCGATGCCAGTCGTTTCGATCTGAAGTACGGGATGCAGGGGCTTCCGCACGAGGCTCTCATGACCAGCATCGAACTCTTCGGCAACGAGGTGGCCCCGCGAGTCCGGAAGCTGATGACTCAGTGA
- the wrbA gene encoding NAD(P)H:quinone oxidoreductase: protein MATPVKLAVIYYSSTGTITEIAKELHDAGVKAGAEVRLLKVAELAPQAAIESNPAWAANHAATVQIPEATPADVEWADAVIFGTPTRFGNVSAQLKQFIDTLGGLWAEGKLADKVYSGFVSSATAHAGQEGTLLALYNSVHHFGGLTVTPGFTQPHKFVDGNPYGTSHVDGQGSKPVDDITRTAAGIQAERVIRIAAAIKAAA from the coding sequence ATGGCTACTCCCGTCAAGCTCGCGGTCATCTACTACTCGTCCACCGGCACGATCACCGAGATCGCCAAGGAACTCCACGACGCCGGCGTCAAGGCCGGCGCCGAGGTCCGCCTCCTCAAGGTCGCCGAGCTGGCCCCGCAGGCGGCCATCGAGTCGAACCCGGCCTGGGCCGCCAACCACGCCGCCACCGTGCAGATCCCCGAGGCCACCCCCGCGGACGTCGAGTGGGCCGACGCTGTCATCTTCGGTACGCCGACCCGCTTCGGTAACGTATCCGCGCAGCTGAAGCAGTTCATCGACACGCTTGGCGGCCTGTGGGCCGAGGGCAAGCTCGCCGACAAGGTCTACAGCGGCTTCGTCTCCTCCGCCACGGCCCACGCCGGGCAGGAGGGCACGCTCCTCGCGCTCTACAACTCGGTGCACCACTTCGGCGGCCTCACCGTGACGCCGGGCTTCACCCAGCCCCACAAGTTCGTGGACGGCAACCCCTACGGCACCTCGCACGTCGACGGCCAGGGCAGCAAGCCGGTCGACGACATCACCCGCACCGCCGCTGGTATCCAGGCGGAGCGCGTCATTCGGATAGCCGCCGCGATCAAGGCCGCTGCCTGA
- a CDS encoding muconolactone Delta-isomerase family protein — MKEFLVELTTTVPEGTDPAEVDRRRAVESTRAAELAAEGRLFRLWRPVGELRSIGVWRAEDESELREQVLGSLPLWPWMTAVITPLQSHPNDPGRTV, encoded by the coding sequence ATGAAGGAATTCCTGGTCGAGCTCACCACTACGGTGCCCGAGGGCACCGACCCGGCAGAGGTCGACCGCCGTCGCGCGGTGGAGTCCACACGTGCGGCCGAGCTCGCGGCGGAGGGGCGCTTGTTCCGCCTGTGGCGTCCTGTGGGAGAACTTCGCAGCATCGGCGTATGGCGTGCCGAGGACGAGTCGGAGTTGCGCGAGCAGGTCCTCGGAAGCCTCCCCCTGTGGCCCTGGATGACTGCTGTGATCACCCCCCTCCAGTCGCACCCCAACGATCCGGGCCGGACCGTCTGA
- a CDS encoding alpha/beta fold hydrolase, with product MINRRTFTQVVGLGTGAAAVSLTGLQGVSAAASAASTGRAGTPTVPALTPGTHTSFSGLKQVRAGVLDVGYAEVGPAHGPVVICLHGWPYDIHSFVDVAPLLADQGYRVIVPYLRGHGSTRFLSSRTFRNAQQSAIALDIIALMDALKIEKALLAGFDWGSRTADIVAALWPERVKALVSVSGYLITNVEAQKMPLPPKAEHAWWYQYYFATERGRLAMEDKAGRHDMGRLVWDTVSPTWGFDDATFERTAAAFENPDYAAIVIHNYRWRLGLADGEPRFDRYERRLATRPLIGVPTITLDAELDPFTAPGDGASYRDRFTGKYAHRTLTGIGHNLPQEAPTAFAQAVVDVDHL from the coding sequence ATGATCAACAGGCGTACTTTCACCCAGGTCGTGGGCCTCGGCACGGGAGCGGCGGCGGTGTCGCTGACGGGTCTGCAGGGCGTTTCGGCAGCCGCTTCGGCCGCCTCCACCGGCAGGGCCGGGACGCCTACGGTGCCCGCCCTGACACCCGGCACCCACACCTCTTTCTCCGGGCTCAAGCAGGTTCGGGCCGGCGTTCTGGATGTGGGCTACGCCGAAGTCGGACCCGCGCACGGGCCCGTCGTCATCTGCCTCCACGGCTGGCCCTACGACATCCACAGCTTCGTCGACGTCGCCCCCCTGCTGGCCGACCAGGGCTACCGGGTCATCGTGCCGTACCTCCGGGGCCACGGTTCCACCCGGTTCCTCTCCTCCCGTACGTTCCGCAACGCCCAGCAATCCGCGATCGCCCTGGACATCATCGCCCTCATGGACGCTCTCAAGATCGAGAAGGCCCTGCTGGCCGGCTTCGACTGGGGGTCCCGTACCGCGGACATCGTCGCCGCGCTCTGGCCGGAGCGGGTCAAGGCCCTGGTCTCGGTGAGCGGGTACCTCATCACCAACGTCGAGGCGCAGAAGATGCCGCTGCCCCCGAAGGCGGAGCACGCCTGGTGGTATCAGTACTACTTCGCCACGGAGCGGGGCCGTCTCGCGATGGAGGACAAGGCCGGCCGCCACGACATGGGCCGCCTCGTGTGGGACACCGTCTCCCCCACCTGGGGCTTCGACGACGCCACGTTCGAGCGCACGGCAGCCGCGTTCGAGAACCCCGATTACGCCGCGATCGTCATCCACAACTACCGCTGGCGGCTGGGCCTGGCCGATGGCGAGCCGCGCTTCGACAGGTACGAGAGGCGGCTGGCCACCCGGCCTCTCATCGGCGTACCCACCATCACCCTCGACGCCGAGCTGGACCCCTTCACCGCACCCGGTGACGGGGCCTCGTACCGCGACCGGTTCACGGGCAAGTACGCCCACCGAACGCTCACCGGCATCGGTCACAACCTGCCGCAGGAGGCACCCACCGCCTTCGCCCAGGCGGTCGTCGACGTCGACCACCTCTGA